Within Odontesthes bonariensis isolate fOdoBon6 chromosome 16, fOdoBon6.hap1, whole genome shotgun sequence, the genomic segment AGACGATTTCTGAAACCAATTCTACTTCATCGttcgctgctggtggtctcGCGACGTCCCGTCGAGGCTGCGAGCTGCTCGCCCTTCAGAGACCGCGGCGAACTGCCGAGAGGTATGTAACCTTTTTTTCCCTGGCTGATGAAGTTTACTGCCAGCTGTTACAAGCGCCGGTCTAGGTAGCATGCTCGCTCCTTCTCCCGGTGCTGTGCGCTGCACGTGAGTAACAGTCTGTTTACAGTTGCATTGTCGGTGAAGCTACATTGCTAGCCCTCTCCCGGCATCTGTAACCTACTTAAGCTAAACGGCCAACTCGGTTGTGCcggttctttgattttgttgctgctattgttctgcccctctcctggtgcacggcggcgtgtgcgccccccgctcccagaacaggtggcctatagtggttgtcggtgaaggcaccgtttgcggctcccgctcccggcatccAGCTATAACTAATAGAACTTGcactagcccctctcctggtgcacggcggcgtgtgcgccccccgctcccagaacaggtggcctatagtggttgtcggcgaaggcaccgtttgcggctcccgctcccgacatccacctatagacggtgtataaatacagcaatagcccctctcctggtgtatggcggcgtgtgcgccccccgctcccagaacaggtggcctatagttgattgtcggtgaaggcaccgtttgcggctcccgctcccAGCATTCAGCTATAagtaaagaattttcttctgaaaaaaaaaaaaaaaaaaaagaaagacgaaatatataaataagaaTTAGTACATACGTACTATCGGCAAATatactgtgtgtatatatatatatatatatatatatatatatatatatatatatatatatatatatatatatatatataggaacCAGAGGTGGTCCCGACATGGATCACAACCACTCCTGCTCGGCCTGTATGACTCCTCTACAACTTGAGGATGGCCATGATCTGTGTCCTTCGTGCCTCGGCCTCGGACATCTGAGGCAGGGTCTCTCAGACGAGTCCTGCATGAATTGTGGCATCCTGCCTCACGCTGTCAGGGCTGCAAGGCTGGCCGAGGTACAGCGCCTGTTGGGCcctcccttgtctccccagttgacccctgaccagcggctggccccgtctcggtctagccgaccacggcgtcggcctgctgagactgcaggccccacctccgggaagagggccaaggggtccgggcttacctctagagtggatcagctgacagcagagcttgacagcatgaagtccctcctcctggcTCTCCAGCCTGGGGCTGGAGCAACCCAGCCGGGTGCCCTTGTTCCTCCAACGGCCTCCTTCGGTCCGGAGGAGGATGCGTTTTCCATAGCAGCTTCAGCTACTATGTTTCAGGACTACGCTTCGGACGTGCTCCTGGGAGACGAAGCCTCCCGTCCCTCTGCAGCGGGCTCCCTTTCTTCAGCCCGTAGCCCGGCGGGTGGCAGTGAGGAAGGCTCTGTGGGAGCCGCCATTCGTACGGCTCTAGCCAGGCTGCAGCTGGACGTGCCGCAGGCTCAGCCAGCTTCggccagtgcctttttcaggcgcTCCTCAACCCCCGCTGAACTAACTGTACCTCCATCAGAGGAGTATCTGAGGGAATTACAGACGTTCTGGAGGGACCCTAGGGCCCCTGCCCGTCCGACAGCCGATGCTCGGaccctggcagccatgcaggacgCATCCAAGTTCGGCCTGGACCGCATGCCAGCGGTTGAGCCCACTATAGCCGCCCTGATCGTGTCACCCGATGAGGCTCTGAGACGGGAGGCGAGGTGTCCTCGCCCCCAGTGCCGGGTAACGGATGACTTGCTGTCGAAGGCCTatgaggcggcagcacgcatggctcgcatgggtaattccatgtcccacctgctgctcgccctgtcatCATCCCTGCAGGAGACCGAACTGGACACTTCTGTCCACAGTGTTACTGACGCCTCTCTACAGGCCTTTGCATTGATGTCTAGAGAGTTGGGACGGGTAATGGCAACTCTCGTTCAGGCTCGCCGCCAGGTTTGGTTGGCGCAGTCCCCTCTCTCGGAGGCCTGCAGGAGAACCCTCCGCAGTGTTCCGGTGGAACCGGGGGAGCTGTTTGGCTCCGCGGCTCTGGAAGCCCTCGAGCGCACGGTCCAGGCTGGGAAGACccgacagcagctgtctgagcttcacagaagCGCGCCGCCGCCTGGCGACCCTAGGGGCCGTCCAGCTGCCTCGCAGCGCGGCACCCACTCACGGGCCAGGGGCCTCCCTCGGCCCCAGTACTCAcgcccacagcctgctcagcggcAGGCACAGTCCTTTCGGGCGCCTGAGCGACTGCCCCCTGGGCAACCTCAGGTCTCACATACTACCCGTCGTGCCCCTGGAGCCCCTAGAGGTCGGGGGGCCCGACGCTGAGGCCACGGGGCCGACCGTCGGCcttttttcccagcagcagctcagctactgGGCTGCTTCCACCAGGGACCCGTGGGTTCTTTCCACCTTGACCCACGGGTACAAACTTCAGTTCCGACGTCGGCCCCCGACCCATGGCCGAGTCAGGATGACTGTCATCCGCGACCCGGCGAAAGCCCGAGCCCTCGCCCAGGGGCTGTTCGTCCTCCTGGGCAAGGGTGCCATCGAACCGGTAGACCCCCTGTTGCACCCCGGGGGGTTCTACTCGACTTACTTTCTggtagcaaagaaagatggcggatttcgacctatcctcgacctcaggaacctcaacaggttcctgaaggtcttgaggttccatatgttgaccactgcagaggttctgcgtacggtctccagaggggagtggtttacctccatagacctgaaggatgcctactttcacgttcctgtggcgccacaccatcggcagtttctgcgattcgcctttcaggggtgtcatttccagttcagggtgctcccgtttggtctctccctctccccacggGTGTTCACCAGATGTGTGACGGCAGCCCTCTCGCACCTACAGTCGCGGGGCATGAAGATCTTGCCATATCTGGACGACTGGCTCGTCTGTGCGCCATCCCAGTCTCAGGTGGCCCTCGACACGACGTGTCTTCTTTCCCATGTGGCCCGTTTGGGCCTCAGGGTGAATTCTACAAAGAGTGGCCTGGTCCCATCACAGAGCACAGTTTTTCTTGGGGTGACCCTCGATGCGGTCACCATGATGGCCTGCCCGTCGCCACGGCGGGTGAGCGACATCCTCCGCCACCTCCTCCCGTTTCGGGAAGGCAGGCGGTTCCACTACGTGGAGTTCTTACGCGTCCtggggaaactgacagctgcggcTGCTGTGGTCCCCTTAGGACTGCTGTCGCTGCGTCCCCTCCAGAGGTGGTTGCACAGCTTTCACCTGGACGCCAGGAGACACCGGCACAGGAGGCTTGCGGTGTCACACCGTTGCCTTCTTGCTCTGGCCCCGTGGAGGAAGCGttcgtttctcctccagggcaTGCCCATGGGCTCCATTGCATCCCGTCGCGAGGCAGTCACGACGGACGCCTCCCTCTCGGGGTGGGGCGCCGTGTGGCAGAACCGGACGGCTCAGGGGCTGTGGCCGGCGCGGGACCGCTCACAGCACATCAACGCACTAGAGCTGCGGGCTGTACACAGAGCGTTGcaggctttcctccctttcttgaggggccgacatgtactcgtgcggtcggacaatgtttcggccgtctcccacataaaccaccaaggtggcaccaggtctgcactgctactgcaggcatcccgggacctcctgctgtgggcagcaccacgcttagccagcctaaaggcaatgtatttgcccggggaacgcaaccagacggcggacttgctctcccgtggcaagcctccgccgggggattggcagctccatccggaggtggtgctcaatatctgggccaccttcggcagagcaaacgtggacctctttgcctcagaagagtcgacccattgccccctctggttctccctgacagaggagagcagtcccctgggacaggatgctctggcccacgactggccagaggttctcctctatgctttcccgccgatccctctgatagcccctacgctacagagggtcctccagcagggccacaggctgctgttggtagcccccttttggccagggaggacgtggtttccactgctgcacaggctctgcagcggttccccatggcgcctccccgacaggagagatctcctgtctcagtggcagggtCAGATCTGGCATCCCGTcccgcctgcagctgtgggtctggccactgcagggcccgacccgatgctgactgagtgctctggcgaggtatgccataccatcctaaacgcgagggcgccttctacccgggcgctttatgaacagaggtggcggctgttcactacatggtgcttggacaggggtgaggaccctgtgcactgtcctgtccctaggattctggagttcctccagtcactcctggatgacggccggtcccccgctaccctgagggtgtatgtggcggccatttcctcccggcatgctcgagtggataacggcacggtgggaagccacaggttggtgtcccTTTTTCTGAAAGGTGCGCGGCGGCTGCGCCCCCCACGAGTGCGGCGCACCCCGCCATGGGATCTGCACCTGGTGCTCAGCGCCTTGTGCGCGcctccctttgaaccccttgctcaggcagggctgaggtgggtctccgctaagaccgcctttctactcgctatcgcgtcagcgaagcgcgtcggggagctgcatgctctgtcggtgagcgactcctgcatgaggtggaactcggatggctcaggggtttccctatggccgaaccccgcttttctcccgaaggtgctgtcttcatctaacagacctatccacctggcacagtttgttcccccggagggggaggacaggttacacctactgtgccctgtgcgggctctgagagcctacgtggccgcgactgccggtatcaggcagtcggaccagctcttcctctgctacggtggccctcgaagaggctgtgcgctctccaaacagcgactgtctcactgggtggtggacgccatcacccaggcatatgagggaagtgggcgcccccagccagctggggtgagctgccactccaccagagctgtctcgacctcatgggcagccctacggggcgtccccctggaagacatctgtgaggcagcgtcatgggcgtcaccgagtaccttctccaggttctatcgggtgaatgttgccactcccaacccgttggctgtggtcctgctgcccgactcggctgcttcctctcaataaagtgagtaaGGGCCGGATTCCTCGTGACTCTTCTGGTAttagtcatccagtgcttgaaagcaccgcctctggcggtcagtaaggatgaaatagaacgaaagttacgtatgtaactacggttctatgaatcctggatgaccgccagagcgttctgtcactcagaatcctcgtatactcgcgagaagattctgtaaggactgacctgctgatgttgccggaagtatataggctctccggggtcagcagggggtcacgagtgacgttgttggtattaacactcgacctgcgcatgcgcaagatgtatcatccagtgcttgaaagcaccgcctctggcggtcatccaggattcatagaaccgtagttacatacgtaactttcgtttttCCCTCTGTTTCATAACGACATAATGGGCTTAATGCTTGCAAAGCAGCTGATTTAGACCTGAAAGAATGAGTGTGTGATGCTCAGTGCACCGTCTGAGGATGTGTGATCGGGTCTGTCAGGAAGCAGGCCCTTTAAGGACCAGGGGCCCTGCTTTATTATCCTTCTTAGCAATTTATCCAAGCAGCAGGTGTGATAAGAGCTGTTTGAATTCCCAGAACATTAAGAAAAAGGAGCTTCTGTGCTTCCTTCATCATCTCCTCTTCTGTAAGAAAAGATGGCGAGTTTGAGCAgccctttttgttgttgttgaacatCTGTAGTTTGACTGCTACAGACCCACATCTCAGCTTTGTGTGGGTGGATTCTCCCAAGTCCTTCAAAATCCCCCCCCATTATCTTCCCTTAACCTGATGTTTCCCCAGTGAGATCAAGAAAAAAGGGGGTTTTAATCTTTCTTTTGTAAAACGGGGATTAAATCTTCAGCTGCTTTTCAATTCAAGTTATTACCGACAATTTTTATGCTTTGGGAACAGATTTCATGGTTTTCTTTAAGAAGAAATGGTGGCTCACGCTCTCCAAAGCTCTCATTTGTGATATCGGTCTTTTAGATTTACATGCTTTTTGTTCTTGCTTTTAAAGTGCTCGGAGGCCTTTAACCTCTGCAGAGAAGATCCACACATCTGCTTCATCTCTCCATCAGCAAAATGACAGGACGCGGTGctcattttaaactttttaacttGGATTTACAcgatttttttcagtttttgtgtCTGGAAAAAGGCCTAATCGCGTCAGTTTTAAGATAAGATGCATCTTTGTATTTCTTCTTCTAAATTGAACATCTTGTATGCACCGCTAAGCTATCTTTATATTAGCTGAAGTACACAACATCCTGGCTTGTTTTAAAGCCACCTGACACCAACACTTGATACTGTTCACCCATGTGTTGTTTTCCCATCTCATTCCGTCTCAGTCATGCACAGATTTCCTCTGTTTCACTCTGAGAGCAATCTGTGTCATAAAAGCCACATCTTGAGACCATTTCAGCCAAATTCCAGGCGCTCTGCTTCCATAAAACCACTATGAGATGTCAGTGGTGCAGCTGGGATAAAAAGGAGTGGTGCAGCAGCACTATGATGGCAGGCAGAGCAAAGGGGAAGGGAAGCATTGCTGCCAAACATGCAGAAACTTGAATATGAGATAAACCGGCAGGATTAAGACATTagactttcttcttttttccatcGTGGCAGAATAGCCCGAGGCTCCTCGGCAGCCCGCTGCCACAGTGCTGACTGGATGTCTCAGCTGGAATAAGGCAGGCCTCAAACGATCTGTATCCTCTCAAAACAGCTATTGTGTGACAGCTGGAAAAACAGCATCTGACGCTACATCCGATACCAGAAGAGAAGGGAAAAACACACCCATTCAAAAGCTGTTACAAAGCGCCACCTTTGTATCACACCAGTGCAGCCGAGGCAACGTCTTACTTGAGTTTAATGAGAGTTTTTAACAAACATACACAGCTGCTCAGCTCATAAAAAGGGACAGTAGTTCCAGAAATACTGTCCAGGTGTCAAACTCAAAGGCAACAAACCATAAATATAGAAACTATCATTCACTTTTACTCTCCTAATGCCACAATCAAGCCGTCCACACAGGAATTAAATACAGAATGCAAACAACTCTCACAGAgagtttgaaagaaaaaaaacccttttgaataaaatgtattttacagCATCACCTCTGCGACGTCCGGCCTTCTGCCACCTGTCTTTGTGGCAGATTTTCTCACAATTTTCAGAAATATTTCAACTGGTTTTTGTTTCCATCTTCGTGTGGCCGTTATAAAAAACTTATATTCCGTAACAAGTAGTCATCAACAAGAATGTTTTAGCTCAGAATGAAGCACAAACTTTGAGTAGTTGTGCTTTGTGCTGCTCAGTTTAACAGTTTAATGTTGGGGCCTTATGCCGGGGTGTGTGAGAATTTGCTACTTTTTCGTTTGTCTGCTTGTTTTACTCGTTATTATTTTTTAGCTGATGGTTCCAGGAGCTTCCCTTGAAGACTCCGTGGGGTTGCACTTaaagcagcaaaaaacaaaaccagtTCTATGTTATGATAAGTCGACGAACCctgtttcctcctttttttttttttgagaaagcCTCTGGGCGCAGACGTTATAATGAGGATGAAAAGTCTCTTTGAGCGTCCAGCCTTTGGAGTCTTTTCCTTTCGCCGTTGTTCGTAGAGATGCTGGCGTCCTATTTCCTTTGCCTCCTGCACCTCCACAGGAGGACGACCAGCAGAAGGAGCAGCAGGAAGCCCAGGGCCCCCCCGATGAGCCCCGCTGTCAGAGCCCAGTTATCCTTGGGCTGGTACATCATGCACGACCTGTCGCTTTCTCCAGCCTCGTTCACGGCCATCACACAAACCTCGGCGATATCGTCTATCTCGCCCACCGCACCGCTCCTCTGCTCTCTTGTGAATCTCTGCTTCTCTTGCCCTCCCACCGTCACAATGTAGGACGTGACGTGTGAGTATGGCTCGCACCACCGAAGCACAACATCCGACCCGTTCCAGGACACCGATTTAAGGTCGGGGGCCCCTGGCGGCTGGTGGTGTAAGGTGATCCCCGGACACAAGCAGCGGTCAGAGGCAGACAGCTCCTCACAAGGGATCTGACTCTCCCGACAAGGATTGTAGTCGCACCTCTGAAAGCTGCCTCCGCCTGGAGACAAAGGGGTGACTGTGTCCTCGTAGTCGTAGTAATCCCCCTTGGGATACGTCCCTGGGACTCCGGATGTTGTGGGCAGCGGACAGTAGCCTCTGATGGAAACCAGGCACATGATCACGAGGGGAAAGGGAAGATTCCTCATGACGGACGTTGCGCTGGAGATCATAAAAAGCAAAATTTCATCAATTAGGTgtaaaatctgtttgttttggggttttttttccccccatataAATGAAGTAAATCAGCCTCTTGGGATTCCAGTTGTATCTGTCTTGGATGAAAGAGGCCGTGTGAGGGCACGCTGTGCTGTTGTTCCTCCACTGACTGCATCACCAAATTACTCAGATATATTTGCTCCTTTTGCTTAATTGAAAACAAACTCCTGAACTCGGAGGCAACATTTTCTCCAAACCAGACCACGCCGCTTCAGAGTAAACAAATGACTAATTGTGGACACTTAATCAGCTGACATGCATtcccctgtggctttttgtcaaTGATTTAGAGCCCTGTTTACAGAACTGCTTGGGATTATTCCTCGTTTGTTAGGATTTGGAGGTACTTCAGTCTGCACCAGCATTCCAGGCGGTATTGTGCAACAGGTCCAAATGCATACACACCCAAGACGGAGCCCAGCCCGGTCAGCTGGATCTAGTTACAGAGAAAATGcctgagtgatttttttttcttgaggaTCCACGCAAATGAACCTGAAAGTGAGATCTGAGGTGAGCACACAGGGAGAAATCCCAATGAAGCCCATTCAAAGCAAGTGTCCCGTGTGTTTAAATTCCCTGAAAGCAGAGCAGGCGCCCTCTTGAACACTAACTCACTGGGATTTCTTTGTTTCCACCAGCCGAACTCTCTTAACGTGCACAAAAGCTGCAGCTTTAGTGAAACAGAAAAGGACGTAAACGTACCTGTTGCTTCAGTTTGTAATCTTTATCAGAGCGTCTCCTCGTCTTTCCTCTGCTTGCTCCCTCTTACTCTTTTACCCCCCTTTATATGTTTTCCTCCTGTCCAACAATCACCTCCTTCTTTCTGCCCTCCCACAaccacccccccccctcatTCCCGACCTCTCTGCACCAGCTCCACCTCCCTCCCTGCTAAATGCTTAGGCAATGTGACTGTGACTGAGTGACACAGCGGTATTACTGCAGTTAGTTAGATCACCGCTATCCAATGCAGACCGAGTGAACCACATGAATTCTTGTTGCGTTCCTTCATAATGAGCAGGTTATTCAGAGTGTGTCTCACTTGTTAATGAGCACTTGTTCTTCCTTTTTAGGTGGTAAATGAGGTTTGGAAAATCCTGCCAGGGCCTTGGTGAGTTGAAACTTGTCATTTAGGTGAAAGGTTTCCCGGAATCAATTCAAGCAGCTAATGTCACAAAACTTTTCCTGAGAAGAGAGGAACTGAACCAGACAGCTGCAGCCGGGAATCCAGCTGTTCCCTCGCATGTCTCTTCAGAAAGAAGCAGTGATGACAGTCGTGTTCTCCTCAGCCCGAagaacagatgaagcaaccgaCTGAACGTCTCAATGCAATGTTCCTGTCTAACCGAACAAAAGAACtgacttattattattactattttatTAAAAACTAAGCTAAAACGCTGAGAAAATGTGGAAAGCACTCCAATTCAGCAGCCACCATCAGCAGAAATGCCATCAAGCAATTGTTTTCTTGATGTtttcagtctctcacatcatagagagacatgtttttttcatttttatggtCATTAGTGTGTGAACAGCTGTCTTCTGACAGCGCCCACCACAGCACTTCCACCAGGTCGAGCTCTGGACTTTGTCTGGACCTTTTTCAGCCATTCCCTTCTGTGCTTTGGGATTATCGTCCTGCTGCACGAACCAATTTGAGCCGAGCTTTAGCTGTCACGCAGATGGCCTCGCATTTGGTACGCAGAGGAGTTTATGGTTGATTCGATGACTGAAGGGTGTCCAGATCCTTTGGCTGCAGAATAAGCCCAAATCAATGGCCCTCCACCATCGTGTTTGACATCTGAATATGAGCTGTTTGTGCCGCTGACGTTTGGTTTTCTCCACATGTGCTGCTGTTTATTAAGGGTTTTTGTACCCAGAAGATGTGTTTATCTGATATAAGACCCAGTGTGGAACAGATCATTCTTTATGTGCCGATCCAGAAATAACTGGGTGTACCATGAACATCTCTTTCCCTTTCTATTCTCATGAAATTAGATCAAATTAGAATGTTTGTTCGTCACTGTAAGTGTGTCTGGCTGTGGGTTTTGCACATAAAGCAGGGACTATGTTTATCCGAGTGTAAAGAAGACGCACGTATTTGCAAGCAGGACATGTGTGGGCTTTGTCATATATTGTGTAATATGGATTTAGCTTATGTGGGCTACTTCATTTTACTGTAATACCTTTAAACAATATTTCCTCACCCGCTCGGTTCACGATTGCTTCACATTTCGCAGAGTGAGTCAGATGTGGGTTCGTGGAGACTTTACTCACAATGTAACCCAGGAAATATACTGCCAGGCACAGATGTTTATCTAACAAAGATTAAGTGACGGGTAAGTATGAGCTATTTAGAGACAGAGGTGATGTTACACAGCGAGAgatgtttctgtggatctgacACTTATTCAAGCAGATGGTAACTGTTAGACGGGTGGTTGCACAACACCACGCCGCACTGCCCCTCTCTGCCACAGACGCACCAACATCAGTTTTTCCCCTGATGCTGCAGCTGGTTGGGATCTTGGGACTGCTGTTCACATCAGAAATGAATTAATGAGGAGGCAGCTCCCCAAATGAACACCACAAGGTCCCTTTATGACACGACAAGAGGATCTTCAGAAGAAATGGGATGTCTGACTTGAGACGTAAGCTACAGTTACGACAGATTTTTGGCAGAATAACGCCGCCTCCTTCTCTTCCCTCACATGGTTGTTGGCCTACGGGAATGGGCGGTAAGCTGAGGCACCAGAAGGGCTCACTGACTCCTTGGATTGGGAAAAGGCAACCCATAAAACAAGAAAATGCCACTTACTGTAAAAGACATTTGTCCTTTTAGAAACAAGCAGTGTTCAGGCTCATATTCCTGATATTAATGTGATGAGTTTGCTTGCTCAGACAGTCGTCTGCGGTCGGATGCACCCAATGACTCGCCTCAACTTTGTGACCAATCTCTTATGAAATCATAACAGAAAATATCAATGGGATTAAGCATGAGAAGATACTCAGTGTTTCATGTTTGGAAGGAGCGTGATTCTGATGTGATTTGATAGATTTTATTTATTCTGAAACACTCCGCGGTGCCTCTGTGATGgccacacacaccaacactttttcattcTGAGTTTACATATACACGTTTATTGTAGCACAAATATATGggttgtttattttcattttgatgaTATTGAAATACATTAGTTCTATTTGTAGCGCGCACATTTAGTTagcttttgtatgtttaattttgtcaaatatttaatttgttgtgcttTCTGGTTGGAACACTCCAATCCCAGATTGATTGGGTGATACCATCTAGAGTTCCATGGGGGAAGACCATGGATTCGTCGTTCTTTTTGCATTAGTTCtctttgcttttgtgatttgcttattttgttaactttgtttagttattaGTCATTTTAGTTACTTTTGTTAGTTAAATTTGTGTAGATGTTTCCCTTCCCTCTTCCTCAGTTTGTCACTATGGTCTGATCAGCCAGTATTTAAGTCCCCTTTgtttgttcaattcaattcaaattcaattcaaaaatactttatttatcccagagggaaattaaatgttgatgtagctcaattaaatcaaggagttattatagatgctgatggctgtgggcaggaaagatttcctgtagcggtccgttttgcatccaaactgaagaagcctttgactgaagagactctgttttccgataacagtctcatggagaggatgttcagggttgtccataattctcttgattttatgcaaaatccttctttgcattattgtctccagaggttccacagtcgtccccagaacagaagcagccttctttatcaggttgttgagtctttttagg encodes:
- the LOC142402226 gene encoding LRRN4 C-terminal-like protein; translated protein: MRNLPFPLVIMCLVSIRGYCPLPTTSGVPGTYPKGDYYDYEDTVTPLSPGGGSFQRCDYNPCRESQIPCEELSASDRCLCPGITLHHQPPGAPDLKSVSWNGSDVVLRWCEPYSHVTSYIVTVGGQEKQRFTREQRSGAVGEIDDIAEVCVMAVNEAGESDRSCMMYQPKDNWALTAGLIGGALGFLLLLLLVVLLWRCRRQRK
- the LOC142401926 gene encoding uncharacterized protein LOC142401926, whose translation is MDHNHSCSACMTPLQLEDGHDLCPSCLGLGHLRQGLSDESCMNCGILPHAVRAARLAEPGAGATQPGALVPPTASFGPEEDAFSIAASATMFQDYASDVLLGDEASRPSAAGSLSSARSPAGGSEEGSVGAAIRTALARLQLDVPQAQPASASAFFRRSSTPAELTVPPSEEYLRELQTFWRDPRAPARPTADARTLAAMQDASKFGLDRMPAVEPTIAALIVSPDEALRREARCPRPQCRVTDDLLLAARFGWRSPLSRRPAGEPSAVFRWNRGSCLAPRLWKPSSARSRLGRPDSSCLSFTEARRRLATLGAVQLPRSAAPTHGPGASLGPSTHAHSLLSGRHSPFGRLSDCPLGNLRSHILPVVPLEPLEVGGPDAEATGPTVGLFSQQQLSYWAASTRDPWVLSTLTHGYKLQFRRRPPTHGRVRMTVIRDPAKARALAQGLFVLLGKGAIEPVDPLLHPGGFYSTYFLVAKKDGGFRPILDLRNLNRFLKVLRFHMLTTAEVLRTVSRGEWFTSIDLKDAYFHVPVAPHHRQFLRFAFQGCHFQFRVLPFGLSLSPRVFTRCVTAALSHLQSRGMKILPYLDDWLVCAPSQSQVALDTTCLLSHVARLGLRVNSTKSGLVPSQSTVFLGVTLDAVTMMACPSPRRVSDILRHLLPFREGRRFHYVEFLRVLGKLTAAAAVVPLGLLSLRPLQRWLHSFHLDARRHRHRRLAVSHRCLLALAPWRKRSFLLQGMPMGSIASRREAVTTDASLSGWGAVWQNRTAQGLWPARDRSQHINALELRAVHRALQAFLPFLRGRHVLVRSDNVSAVSHINHQGGTRSALLLQASRDLLLWAAPRLASLKAMYLPGERNQTADLLSRGKPPPGDWQLHPEVVLNIWATFGRANVDLFASEESTHCPLWFSLTEESSPLGQDALAHDWPEVLLYAFPPIPLIAPTLQRVLQQGHRLLLVAPFWPGRTWFPLLHRLCSGSPWRLPDRRDLLSQWQGQIWHPVPPAAVGLATAGPDPMLTECSGEVCHTILNARAPSTRALYEQRWRLFTTWCLDRGEDPVHCPVPRILEFLQSLLDDGRSPATLRVYVAAISSRHARVDNGTVGSHRLVSLFLKGARRLRPPRVRRTPPWDLHLVLSALCAPPFEPLAQAGLRWVSAKTAFLLAIASAKRVGELHALSVSDSCMRWNSDGSGVSLWPNPAFLPKVLSSSNRPIHLAQFVPPEGEDRLHLLCPVRALRAYVAATAGIRQSDQLFLCYGGPRRGCALSKQRLSHWVVDAITQAYEGSGRPQPAGVSCHSTRAVSTSWAALRGVPLEDICEAASWASPSTFSRFYRVNVATPNPLAVVLLPDSAASSQ